The genomic window GCAAAAGTGTTACATGGGTGTTTTCGGACAGCATCCAGGAGACTGTTGGAACGGAATGGTTTACATTACACGAGCGGAGGGCATTGCATCCGTTGATACTCCGTTTCTCGGACACTCTTGGGTTGGGACACTTGGCAGCGGTAAGGTCCTCGTTCACGAGAGCAAAAAATTTCACCGTACAACACTTTACTGCACAGAGGAATGTCAGAAGAGAGGCAACCATGAGCGATGGCGGCTCTCTGTCTATCGCGGTGACCTTAATTACTTGATTTTGCTGCGCACCGTGTGGGATCCTGTGGTTGTGCCCGAGCCCCTGCCCTTGAATCGGTCTAATCATTCGGAGCGTGAGCTGCACTCTTCTTTTGACGCGTTTCCTACGAGGCTTTCCAGTATGAGCTCAGTAGATTCCGATAGCAGCAGTAGTCGACAACCACTTCAGCcccagcaacaacagcagcgttTCATGACTCTGGATTCCGTTCAGTTTACGAAACTTCTCGAGGAAGTAGAATCACGTATTATGAGACACCTTGAGGTATTAGAAAGTCGAATATCTCGTCTTGAAAATATGTGACTGTAGTGCTCCATGTGTCACCTGCTGCTttcttcatttttttcttttcgtgtcTCTTTGTGGAGAGAGCTAATGGTAATTCTTCTTTACTATTGTTGTTCCTCTCCGTATTGTTGGATCTTTATTTACGAAGCCGAGAAAAAAGGACGAAACACGGACTTTAACTGTATATTGCCTTTCGTTTCTAGTCGTGCGATTTTTGCAATACCACCTTTTTGATAGTGAGGTCAGATGGGGCCATTCGTCGTTCTTATCTGACTATTGCAAAAAGATTTACCACACCAAACAAACACTCTGCTCTCTGGCTCGATTTGTGATACTTCGAATTATATTGCTTTATCCTCCACACTATTATATTGTCCGATACTCATACATACATTCTAGAGCTTCAAATGCTCAAAGCTACAAGACGAAAGAGCTCTTTTATTGTACAGTGTCTTAACTATTTGCGTTTCATTGTTGCGCGCAAAGATGAAGATTACGATCACGACAAAGATGGTAGGTTTGTCAGTGTTTGATAGCACGACCGAGTACGACACAAATGATCAACTGTATGCTGTTGTTGATCGAATAAAACGGCACCACGGGTTGACTGTTTCAAATATTCGGCTGTGGAAGTCGAAAGTGGAGCCGACAACAATTCTACGCGATCCTCTGCAACCTCTGTCTAGCATTTTCGGTGGTGAAGAACAAAACAGTGAGCACTCTGTACAACACTGCATATACTACGATTTTAGCCCTCAAGAAAGCAAGTGCGCTATTCTAAATGAAAAGTAACATCCCGATCTCTTCGAGTTGCTCATTTTGTTTTTAGCGTATTTCAGTATTTCCGAATATCTGCTCGTTCATGCGGGCACGTTACTGCTTGTACAATGTGTGTGTTACTGCGCTTGTAGGTTTTGTCCTTCTCTCACTTTACGTAGTTTTTCTCTATAAGTAAGCTGTCAAATTGAAGAGCATTGGTACTATCAATCTACAGTACTTTTATGGAGGCGACTATTCGCACattctttgttttttttcccgtgTAGCGGGAAGAGCAAAGTGGTGATTATTCAAAGCATTCTGGCGTGCCAATATTActctggtgtgtgtgtcccttGTTATGACCCTCTACTTTCTTGTTTACTTTGTCCTACAAGAAAAAAATACTGCTTCTATTGCTCTTTACTTGCGCATTGAGGCTCAACGTGCAAATCTGAAGGTATACTAATAATCTACAAAGGCACGGTGCTACACCCACTTCTAGTTGATGGGTGGCGATGGACAGGCGCTGGCGAACAAGCGTTCGCTGCTTCAGAAGTCAAGAGTGTATGTCACTACAACCGACTTAGAGTCTGGacaagcaaaggagaaaacatCGCATAAGTCACGAACGGTGGAGCGGTGGAGCCactgcgccttctctctgcaACCGCTAGAAGCACCGGCAGTGTTTGACGCAGCTGGTAATGTGTTTTCAAAGCAGAGTGTTATTAACTATCTGCTCGATCGGAAGGAGCGTAGTGATGCCGCAgtgcgagagaaggaagagacgTTTTCTATAAAGAAGCTGGCCGATGTGAAAGAGATTTCGAataaaggagaaagggatGGAAGCTTTTGCTGCCCTATTACAGGTTACTCCACATTGTCAGGGGTGCACTCCTTTGTCGGTTTCTGGGGATGCGGGCACGTTGTGTCTGCCTCGACATGCAGCAAATCGGACGATTTGAAGTCACAGGTCGACGTTGAATGCCCTTTTTGCGGTCTTCAATCGTTTTATGTCCGTCTTGTTTGCAACGATACAGAAGTCGCGGAGGGTCAACAGAAGTTTCTGCGGCATTACTTGAAGAGACTCCGAAAGCGTCTGCGGGATGCTGACGCGGAATAGGTAGAGATAGCGACTGAGGTGATGAGGTGTCTGTGAAAAGTATCATGTGCTACTCTATTTGTTTTCCTACGTCACCATAGGAAAAAtagagaagcagaaggaaAACACTCACTGACATTATTCAAAGTTCACAAAAACTGCTATGTACAACGATTTATCTTGAACTTCGATTTCATAGTCACATACTGTGTTTATATCGCCGTCAATAATGGGTGCAATACAACGTGTTGGGCCATCCAGTCTGGGGCTGCGAGACCGCTGCGTGCGCCTTGCATCTTCATTTGTCTGTGGTCTTTGCGCATTGGAGCACAGCTGCAAAGCTGACATGCCTGCAAGATTGCCATGGCCCGAGGAGTCGATACCAAGAGCACGGATTACGGACCTGGCCGCCCCTCTCAGACTCCAGGCCGACATCCCCCGAATCCTCGGTAGGTGATGCGACGCGGTGagagagcagctgcgtggcggccaccgccCGACGCCAGGAGAACAAGGACGCTGAGCTCTCTGGGCGACCGGGGACCACGCTCCCCCAATCCCGCACGGGCACCGGGCCACACTTTGgattcctgcagcggcgggtgactgggagcggcagcgtggagTGCAGAtggtgcggcggctgcgaccCGCTGGCATTGTGGTACTCCCCGCCGCGCCTGTTGTTACCATGAGGCCGCCCGGGCCGGCGCTGTGCCCGATATGCTACGCGAGCCTCGCGGGCTGCTCGAGGCTGAGAGCACACCTCGTTTCGCCCTGTGGCCGTGCGCGCAGTGATGTGGTTACGCGCATCccgctcgcgctgcatgGACTTCCCCGCCGTGTGTACCCCGCCGCCCCCTATGGTGCCTCCGAGCAAGCTGTGTGCTCTTTGCGCGCATGCACATGCTTGCGCCCGGTGCCGCCACAGGCTCATGGCAGCGTCCCACCTGTCGAGGCACACGCGGGCAAGCCATCCAGAGACGCCCCCGTGACGTGGACGGAAATGGAAGAGGGAgccagcgtgcgcgtgtgtgcagcgTGCGGCACCTCCCACGTCCGACCGGGTGGGCCGATGCGGTGCATGGCGCGGTTCGCCTCCAGAGGACTCCTCTAGGACAACCAGGATTTAGCTGTAGTGCAGCAGGGGCAGGTGAGCTGAggttgtgtttttttttttattatGACCTCGTGGTGAGCGGACACGTAGAATGCAACAATTTCTGGTTACGCGTTCGAAGATGACTCAAGTGGTTTACAAAGTGGTAAATATTGGTGGagtttattttttttttgttagTTTTGTGTCATACCACACAACCATGAAGCACTCAAAGTGCTCTTTTGGACATTAGGGGATATGTGTGAAGTggttgcctgtgtgtgtatttttTTGTGCTTGGTTGGACGTAGGCTTCATCAGTTTCCTCACCGCACGCTTGGCCCTCTGATCAAAATTTGCACGGTTGTGTATTTCACTGATTATCCGCGCTGCCGCAACGCtgctgtcttttttttttcctgttctATGCGCGTGTTTTTGTGTATGAGGAAGGcgcctggtgctgctgccccgcaCGTTTGGCTGTGCTGCTTTGGTGGAGTGAACGCGTTGCAGGGAGTGGGCATGGGCTTTCTTGCTGCATGCTTGGACGAGGTAAGAATCGGGCACCTAATCTTCGCTAATGATTGGTTGGCCACGTAGTCACGCGTCCCCCATGTTTTGATCCTGGCTGGTTTCTCAACTTTAGCTTTCTCTTACGTTCTCTTCCATCCTTACTTGTCCTGATTTCTGCTATTCGTTCCCCCCTGCGCTGATTATACGCCGGTGCTTGTGTTGGTCAACAGGGAGACGCAGAGGTAGAGTGAAATATATACCGATTTCTCAGAGCACAGCTAGGACCGCCTTTTTCCCTTGTTTTGCGCTCTTTCCGTCTGTTGACCTGTGACGGGGGAGACGAACTATGGTGTCTCTATCGACTGGTATCACACTGTGCGTAGTTGGAAAGGCTTTCAGTCAAGAAAGAGGGCGAACATAGCAACACCGCGCACACAAGTGCGCACATAGACGGCTCGCACCTCTCCCGCCTCCCTCGTTATTAAGGATGGGCAGAAAAGCAGCGTTTGATGACGTCTGCTCTAACGAGGCGAATGGGTGGACCACCTGCCTAGAGACCAACTTGGGTAGTAAGGATCTTCACAGGAAGTGCGACGTGCATCAGCAAACGTTCGACACATGCGTTGCGGAGTGGCGCGCAAAGGTTGGCAGTGCCGTTCAGGTTAAGGGTGAGAACGAAGGGGATCCGCCTTTCCAGTGTGCTACTATGTCCTGCCTGATTGGCGAGTGCTTGCGCAAGTACGACTACAATTTTGATCGGTGCAAGCCCCACACCCAGTTCTTCAAGTACTGCGTCAAGAGTTTTTACGGCAGGGACTATATTTCGTAAAGCGCTAGTGGGAAATGTGATGGGGACCGCGATGTGCGCTGACATGAGTAGGGGACGGAGGGTTCGCTGTCCCTTTCAGGGGgtttcccctcttcaccctTCGCTGTCCCAGGCTTAGACTCTTCGCTTgctgtgtttttctctcttgctgcttACCGTGGTTCACTCTCCAGAGATGGAAGGGGTCGATGCCGTTGGTGTCCCTCCGACGCTTTTCGTGTGCCTCTCAGAATAGATTTGGTGCATTTGGTTGTATTTGCCGTTCTATAAAACAGTAACGAAATCCAACTGTGCAACACAGTGTCGAGGCAGAGTTTACATGGCGAGGCTCAATGGGATTGCGGTCCATGACGTTATTAAACGCACCACACAACTCACGACCCGCCTGAAGACACTGCCGTTGCTTTATTCGATTTCGTGTACAGAGCCGCTTAAGTGTACACTGTACATGACGGGCTGCGTTCTTTATTTCTCTCTTTGACTTTTCCATTTGCTCATACATGCACCCTCTCCGCTCAACGTAGACATATTggctccctctttctctcaccaCTGTCTTTGGAGAAGAACACGAGTGCACCCCTGCTTGGTTTTGTTCTTCTGTCGAGTACGAACCTGCGAGCATGTGAGTGATTTCTGGAGTGCTGCCGTGCCGTCTAACGAGGATGTTGGCGAAGTCACTCCTTTGACGCCTTTCATTTCTCCTGTTGCTCCGCTgattccttttttttttttgaactcttctctccctgtgcgtCGAGTGTCGCTCATCGGGCGAGCGTAGGCGAAGTAGCGTgatcccctcttcccttctccgcaCACGCTTACCCATCCTTGGACTGCTTCTCATCACCAGCCTCGTCGCTATCTCCGTCTCTGTCAccttttgttttgctttAGCACCTTCTCCCACCACCCAAcgtgcgctgtgtgtgcgcatctcctccttcttttgTTCTGCTGACTTTAGGTGCGATGGATTTTCATGACAGCGCTAGCGCGTCGTCGCCAAACGCAGAGAATTCGTCTTTTTCCTGCTCATATGACGAGCTGCCGTCGCCGTACGGCTGCATCTCGCATTCGACGGAGGACACTGTCTTCATTAGCACGAACAAGTTGCTCTGGGTGAACTCCGGTGCGCAGCTCATCATAATCCTCGTTGGCCTGATCGATTTCTTCCTCGCCAACTTGTATTTCTTCATtaggcggcggcgcaacgAGGAGCGACTGGAGCGTTCTCGTGCCTCCCGGCAGTCTTTGCGCGTGAACGAGGACGAGCATATGGGTGACTCACCTAGTACGGGCTTCTCCCGAAGTCAAGCGCTGCACCGTCGACTGAAACCTATCTCGGAGCTGAACGGGAggtgctgtggctgcggGAGAATCGCTGacacggtgctgctgccttgcAAGCATGCCGTGTGCTGCTACTCGTGCTCCGACCATGCCACTCACTGCCCCTTCTGCAAGGAAGCCTGCGAAGACCGCCAACGACTCTTTGCGGTGTAGGCAACACACAACATAAAGTGAaggcgaggcagagagacaaCATTCGCAGGGACACCCAACTCGTACAAACACAACAAATCAAAGGCATCGAACACAAGCAAGCACAGTCAAACACAgacccacacatacatacagcGGCTGTCCGGCATGTGTGTAGCTTGCGTCTCTCCACGGGCGAGACTGCGTTCCTGTCAAGCGGCTAAATGGTCTATCCGCTGCCTCATTCTTTACTTATATCTTGCATCTTTCGCTTACGACACGAGGACACCACAGAGGCTGAGTGTCGTTTGTGCGTTGCAAAGTACGACGATGAGACGCGGCAGCCGACCTTACCACGTTTTGTTGGGTTGAAAGCACAGCGATATGTCGCCGTGTGTGAAAGGAAtgcacatacccacacacataagTAACCAgcaaggggaaaggaggggtaGCACGGATTAGACGTGACCTCCCCTTCTAGAGATTCTGCACGCATCTTCATCTCCGCGTTGCTGCTCATCTGATGTACAAcgtgtttttcctctccgcTTCCGCTCTGTATACTGCCGTCGTCTTGCAGAGGACGCTGCACACCGACAGCGGCTGAACCAGTAGACAACAAATGaacgaagagggaaggagggttGTGTCTTTCCAAGCTTGATGTCCCTTGAAATTCACTGTTTCCAGAGGGGTAGGTGGTGCACGTGACAGCCACGTCGTCACGCCAGGCAAGCACCATCGTATGCAAATTCGTTTTGCTTGTCCGTATCTCCTGTGCTATCACTTTCTTCGTTTGCGCTTTTCAGCCTTCTTTCACCGATGCTAGTTTGGCCCTCGTTTGTACTGTAGCTTCTGCTCTCTGTGTTCGTACGTGTAGGTGTCTGTTTGTATCGGCGTGTGCGATGTggtccccccctttcttgcttttccccttttcctttctatTGGCTCATGTTGTGTCTGTCGAGTGCTTcgtggacacacacacacacacatatatatatatatatatatatgcacGCAGCGATGCAATCAGGAGTGCGCGTGTATGCTTTGTTTGTCTGTCGTTTGTTTTGCTTGCCAAGTGTTTGCTTTCTGTGCCGGACGTACGTGATTTGTttgtcgttctctctctttccttttttcctttgcttgcGCGGTGTCTGTGCACATCTCTGtatacgtgtgcgtgtgtgttgcccgcacgttcttctcccttcccctcaaAAGGGCGCACAGTACACTCAGCCAACCTACCAGCCAACGGTTACAGTGCCTCGCCATCAGCGCTTTctcgtgcagctgtgcgGTACACTGCTACAgtgcagaggtggtggctTCATCGTCACTCATTCATCACTAGCCTAGGCCCACTGCGAGCGAGGTGGAACGCTGAGGCATTTGCACTGATGCAACAACACATGCGCTGTTCCCAATGCCCTGCCTTTCTCCTATTTGGTATCCTCTCTCATGTCTTCCGACACTGAGAGATGCGAAGTGGACAGGATGGTGCAGAGGAgcaccttctccgtctctgctGTGGCTGTCGACGGTGCTTTCTCTACCTTAGCTTACATTTCTCTCCGCAGACCATCtatctttcctttttccttaACGCCCTGCTGCCTTTCCCTGCCTTCACCCTTTCTCATTATTGTGCCTCCACCCCATATATACACACCCTCGCGGAATGTCGTACGGGGGTGCTTactcgtctctcttttccgtttTCTTCTGCATTGGGTGCCAACGTGAAATACACCCATTCGGTACCCGACTGGACTTCCGCTTCCCTTCCACTTGTCTCCAAGTAGAGCGTAGTACGGACATCCAGACCTGTACCTTCAACTCATTCCTTCTCTATccttaccccccccccccatacaTACGCACGCTTGCAAGCACACGTTTGTGCGTCGAAAGGATGGATGCTTTTCGGTCGCTGACGATTGGAGCCAAGTTTAGTGCTGCCCGAAACGGCGAGGCGGCCAAACTGTTCCGCAACGCGGGCAAGGACAAGGGCAGCCGCGGACTTCCTGACGCTATCGGCGCTAATGGGGGGGTTGTCGTTGAGAGCGCATCGGACttgggctgcagcagcctaTCAGTGCCGCCTCCCAGTGCGACACTGAACCTTTTCGGACACCCCACACGAAGTCTAGGTCATGCTAACGCGCACCTCGGTGAATCTGGAGGCTCGGACGCAGCCACTGCGAAGGGTACAGCCTCCGAGGACAAGCCGCTCAAAGCAATGACCTTCAAGAAGAAACGCAACATCTGGCACCGAAACGAGCTGCAGGTGACAGGTATGGACTTGCCGGCGCCGATCGAACACTTCTCCGACCTCGTTCGCCCACCGCTAAGCGTGCCGCGCAATATAGTGAACAACCTCTTCGCCCGCCAGCACAAAGTTCCTACCCCAATCCAGATGCAAGCAATTCCATCCCTCATCCACCACCGCGACGTACTCGCCTGCGCGCCAACCGGCTCCGGCAAGACGATTGCTtttctcacccctctctttgcgCTGCTTAGGGCACCGGATGCAACCTGCGGTGTGCGTGCCCTCATTGTAACACCCACCGCCGAGCTTGCCCAGCAGATCGAGCGCGAGGCATTCTTCTTGACGAAGGGCCAGCGGTGGAGGTTTGTGCAGCATGGCCAGACGACCAAGAACAAGGACATTTTTATTGCCACGCCGGGCCGTATCGCattgctgctggagcagaaGCTGCTGGACCTGAGCAACGTGCAGTATCTCGTTTTTGACGAGGGCGATCGCTTGTGGGACAGCAGGACAGACTTTTTGATTGTGATTGACAAAATTCTCACTGCCTGCACTCGCACCGATAAGGTAGTTAGCCTGTTTACGGCCACGCTGAGCGAGAAGGTGGAGGCAGCTGCTCGCTCTGTCATGGGTACCGACCCGGTGCGCATCATTGTCCATGGTCGACGCTTCGCGAGCACGCACGTGAGGCAGCGATTGGTTTTCTGCGGCAATGAACTCGGCAAAGTCGTAGCGATGCGCAACCTTGTGCGTGAGGGCATCACGCCACCAGTGCTAGTGTTTGTGCAAAGCGTGGAGCGGTCCAAGGAGCTGTACGAGGAGATCCGGGCGCAGGGCTTGCACATGGCCATTATGCACGCCAAGATGACAGTGGAGCAACGCGAAGAGACGGTTCTGCAGTTCCGTCTTGGCAAGATCTGGGTCCTCGTGACGACGGAGCTGCTTGCACGCGGTATTGATTTCAAGAACGTCGGCACAGTCATCAACTTCGACTTTCCAGCAACTGTGGACTCGTACATCCACCGTGTGGGTCGCACGGGCCGCGCCGGGAAGGAAGGGACGGCGATCACTTTCTTTACGGAGGATGACAAGGAGCGACTTCCCCCGATCGCGAAAGTGATGCAGGATTCTGGGAACGCTGTGGAGGACTGGATACTGAACATAAAGGTGGATCGCAgcacccgccgccgcctcgagcGTACAACGCCGCAGCGCACTATTGTCAGCACGCGGAAGCGCATGCTGGTGGCCCAGCAGCGAGTGCAGCGTCAGTACCGCCgcctggaggaggaggaggctgagaaaaaggcaaagaagagagccgCCAAGAAGGGCAAGGACCGCGTTGactgcgacagcgacggcagcaatGACAATGACGATGACGTATAGCACCTGTGCACAGCTGCATGTATTTGTATGTGTGCCAGTGTGCCACCGAGTCAGTTTTCGTTCACCTAGTCAGCTACACATGTTCTTGTCGTTCCGCCGACTCTACAATTCAACTAGGAGCAGTGACCCAACAGCGTTTAAATGGCAAGGTTGGTGGGCCGCTGTGAGGGGACTGCGGTCGCTTCGTAGCCCGCGTGTGGCagttcctcctcccttgcGGTTCATGTTGTCTGCCGTTAACCCAAGCTTCGTGTAACGTAAAGACCAGAAAAGCAAACTTAAGCTTAGAAGGTGCGACTGACTCAGCAAAAGCGAAAGGTGAGATATTTGACGTTGTCGAGTTGCAGAGGGCACGATCGAGCCTCTCTTCCAGTATGGCCTCTTTTCCTGAGAGAGAACGGCGACTGGAGGGGCAGCCTCATCACCTCGATtacctcttctttcttttccatcACATGAGGTGCCTCGCTCTTCCCgcttatatatatatatatatgtgtgtgtgtgtgtgtgtgtgtgtgagggtcatgtcttctctcctctgctgtgccCACCCCTCGCGGGTCGATGTGCGCTACGTCATCGGCACGTTTTTCACCTTTACCACCATCACGTTTCGCGCATATGGCGGCTAGGCACGAGGTGGTTAATGATGAAGATGTGCACCGGGCCCCTCGTTCACGGCTTTGCCGCTAAACttgcctccccccgcctctcctttccctctagCTTCGCTGTTGACATGTACGCTGAACCGAACGCCtacccttttcttccttcctcATTGAAAGGTGAACTGGTGCGCCAGTGTGTCTGAtacgtgtctgtgtgtgtgcgtgttagTGGCCGAGCTGCCTACGTTCACGAACACATACAAccgaggagaggggcgttTTCTGGGGTGCTCTAATGTTGTTTCGCTGCTCTCTGCTTCACTCCTCTTCCAttttccccttttcattCCTATTCGCCCATAGACGCCGTAATGCCGGAGGTGTCGGATGTGTGGTTGTTGGGGGTGGTGCTCACCGGTGAGACCACATTTTGGCTATGCGAGCCAACCCACCTGAAGCCGCTAGCAGAGGATTGGAAGGCGATCAACTGTCGATGGCTGTACCCCGTATTGGAGAACTTGAGCGAGTTCGCTGACGTGAGCGGCTTTGATAGCACGGATGTTGTGTACGAGGTGGACTGGGTAGGGACGTCGAAGGTGCTGCGACCCGCCACTCTGGCGTGGAACGTGCGAGGAAAGCGGCAGAAAATCGGCGACTCTACGTATGTCTTCGTTCCGGCCGAGGAGATCAAGCAACTCGAGGAGGCATTTAAGCGGTTCGTAAAACTAGAGGCGAAGATgaagccgccaccgccgcgtaGCGGCACGTCTGCACGCTCTGCTACTGAAGCTCCGGCGACTGTGGAGGAGAAGACCATGCTGACTCTCGACATCTCACCATCTTCGccggtgagggaggaggagggcaggggTGGCGGGCCGCTAGGTGCCGCTACCTCACTCCAACCCGCGCTGTCCTCGACCCTCATTGCAGGTGAGGCCACGTGTGAGAGGGTCGAAAAGGCAGAGGACGATATGAGCGCGTCGCACCAGGTAGATGACGAGGTGAGTACCATTTCTTCGTCTGCACCTCATCGCCGAGccccgccgcgccgcggcgTCACACGTCGGTCATCATTTCCTTCTCACAAGCGACATACGCCGCACCGTGGCACTACCATTTACCAGGCCCCAGTGCATAGAAATCCTACCGGTggtcactgcagcagcgaagccTTTGGGTGGACCGAAATGTATGTTGTGCATCGCGGCAGCGTTGACTATCTCTGTCCGAAAGCAACGGGCAACACGTTTGGCTTCCGACTGGACCGTGTGATGCACGATGGGTTCCCAGTGTTTTTACTATTTTCTAGCTCCCATAACAACAGTGAGACCATCGACTCCAGCTCACGCGGCGTGTCGGTGTTTGAAAAGGCGCAACTAAGCGGCgagggaggtgagggggCGGTACGCAGTTCAGTGCTCGTGGTAACGCGTCTCAGCTCCAAGAAGCGTCAGCCTTACTACGACACCGACATTGGTCGCACCACCGCaggaagccgccgccgccgacgcttcgacgacgacagcacctctgaggaggacgaagacgacgacggttTCTTTGACGACGATGACAAGAATGACTCGGAATCTGACGAGACaaatgaggaggaggaggagcgtcGGGTTGGAACACAGGGATCGCATCGGCGAGCTGGAGATGAGGCAGCAAGTGCAGCAATACTTCCAGCTGCTACCGCTGCCAAGAAACTAAGGACAAAGACCGCTGACACCGCCAGCGAgagcgcggtggcgccatcggcggcgaggaggaaggcgaaggatgacgctgccgctAAGGAGTCGCTTCAAGCAGTGAGCGTGAATTTCTGGACGGAACCGCAGCACGCGGTTCCAGCGCCTGGGCAACTGGCAAAGGAGTTCCCCTTCAAGTCGGGGGGCTCTGATACGCCGCATACGGTCGTGTTTAGCAACGGCATCTGTGTCACTTACACGGCATCTACCGCGGCGAAGCACGTGCCCccggagaagaagcgaaagacgGCCAAGCAGAGTGGTacggcctcctcctcagagGATATCGACTTGAGCATGCTCAACGAGCACATCTTGAACGCATTTGCGCAGGTGAAGAAGGACTGGGTGtaggcaggggagaggggacagTCTCATTAATGTGCTCGGGTCTAC from Leishmania panamensis strain MHOM/PA/94/PSC-1 chromosome 32 sequence includes these protein-coding regions:
- a CDS encoding ATP-dependent RNA helicase-like protein, putative (TriTrypDB/GeneDB-style sysID: LpmP.32.0620); the protein is MDAFRSLTIGAKFSAARNGEAAKLFRNAGKDKGSRGLPDAIGANGGVVVESASDLGCSSLSVPPPSATLNLFGHPTRSLGHANAHLGESGGSDAATAKGTASEDKPLKAMTFKKKRNIWHRNELQVTGMDLPAPIEHFSDLVRPPLSVPRNIVNNLFARQHKVPTPIQMQAIPSLIHHRDVLACAPTGSGKTIAFLTPLFALLRAPDATCGVRALIVTPTAELAQQIEREAFFLTKGQRWRFVQHGQTTKNKDIFIATPGRIALLLEQKLLDLSNVQYLVFDEGDRLWDSRTDFLIVIDKILTACTRTDKVVSLFTATLSEKVEAAARSVMGTDPVRIIVHGRRFASTHVRQRLVFCGNELGKVVAMRNLVREGITPPVLVFVQSVERSKELYEEIRAQGLHMAIMHAKMTVEQREETVLQFRLGKIWVLVTTELLARGIDFKNVGTVINFDFPATVDSYIHRVGRTGRAGKEGTAITFFTEDDKERLPPIAKVMQDSGNAVEDWILNIKVDRSTRRRLERTTPQRTIVSTRKRMLVAQQRVQRQYRRLEEEEAEKKAKKRAAKKGKDRVDCDSDGSNDNDDDV
- a CDS encoding hypothetical protein (TriTrypDB/GeneDB-style sysID: LpmP.32.0580), which codes for MKITITTKMVGLSVFDSTTEYDTNDQLYAVVDRIKRHHGLTVSNIRLWKSKVEPTTILRDPLQPLSSIFGGEEQNSEHSVQHCIYYDFSPQESKCAILNEK
- a CDS encoding hypothetical protein (TriTrypDB/GeneDB-style sysID: LpmP.32.0600), which encodes MGRKAAFDDVCSNEANGWTTCLETNLGSKDLHRKCDVHQQTFDTCVAEWRAKVGSAVQVKGENEGDPPFQCATMSCLIGECLRKYDYNFDRCKPHTQFFKYCVKSFYGRDYIS
- a CDS encoding hypothetical protein (TriTrypDB/GeneDB-style sysID: LpmP.32.0630), whose product is MPEVSDVWLLGVVLTGETTFWLCEPTHLKPLAEDWKAINCRWLYPVLENLSEFADVSGFDSTDVVYEVDWVGTSKVLRPATLAWNVRGKRQKIGDSTYVFVPAEEIKQLEEAFKRFVKLEAKMKPPPPRSGTSARSATEAPATVEEKTMLTLDISPSSPVREEEGRGGGPLGAATSLQPALSSTLIAGEATCERVEKAEDDMSASHQVDDEVSTISSSAPHRRAPPRRGVTRRSSFPSHKRHTPHRGTTIYQAPVHRNPTGGHCSSEAFGWTEMYVVHRGSVDYLCPKATGNTFGFRLDRVMHDGFPVFLLFSSSHNNSETIDSSSRGVSVFEKAQLSGEGGEGAVRSSVLVVTRLSSKKRQPYYDTDIGRTTAGSRRRRRFDDDSTSEEDEDDDGFFDDDDKNDSESDETNEEEEERRVGTQGSHRRAGDEAASAAILPAATAAKKLRTKTADTASESAVAPSAARRKAKDDAAAKESLQAVSVNFWTEPQHAVPAPGQLAKEFPFKSGGSDTPHTVVFSNGICVTYTASTAAKHVPPEKKRKTAKQSGTASSSEDIDLSMLNEHILNAFAQVKKDWV
- a CDS encoding replication termination factor, putative (TriTrypDB/GeneDB-style sysID: LpmP.32.0590); this encodes MGGDGQALANKRSLLQKSRVYVTTTDLESGQAKEKTSHKSRTVERWSHCAFSLQPLEAPAVFDAAGNVFSKQSVINYLLDRKERSDAAVREKEETFSIKKLADVKEISNKGERDGSFCCPITGYSTLSGVHSFVGFWGCGHVVSASTCSKSDDLKSQVDVECPFCGLQSFYVRLVCNDTEVAEGQQKFLRHYLKRLRKRLRDADAE
- a CDS encoding hypothetical protein (TriTrypDB/GeneDB-style sysID: LpmP.32.0610) — its product is MDFHDSASASSPNAENSSFSCSYDELPSPYGCISHSTEDTVFISTNKLLWVNSGAQLIIILVGLIDFFLANLYFFIRRRRNEERLERSRASRQSLRVNEDEHMGDSPSTGFSRSQALHRRLKPISELNGRCCGCGRIADTVLLPCKHAVCCYSCSDHATHCPFCKEACEDRQRLFAV